GATTTGAAGAGAATTTCAGTATCGCGAGGGAGGCCTATGAACAGCGCTTCGACGATATGAAAGCGATCCAGCCGCGCCTTAAGATTGATGGATTGGAGCGTTATCTTGGGACGCTTGAAGACCTGATTGTGGATCTTCGTCTCGTCTCGATTGAGTACGCGGTGGCGGCCCGGGTGGGGCAGGAGGCCTCGGATAAATTAACAACCCACGGCACTCGGATTCAGGAGATGGTGGATCGTCTGATTGAGCGCAGCCATCAAAGCAGTCAGCGCCAGACCGCCAATCTCAGCCTTATCTATTGGACCGCGACGGGGATCTTTTTGCTTGGTGGTCTGGTGATTACGGTCTGGCTTGCCATGAGTGTTAGCCGACCTCTCAATCGTTTGGCCAGAAATTTCAAGGAAGTGGCTGCCGGGAATTTCAATCTGCAGATCCCTGCAAGTGGGGGGGGGGAAATCGAGGATTTGACACGCGCTTTCAATGAAATGACGCATAAGCTCAGAGTCAGCTATGCGGAGGTGGAGGAGAGAGTGCGTCGTCGTACCAAGGAGCTTCAAATGACGACCGTGAGGGCTAAGAAACTGGCTGAAGCGGCACAGGAGGCGAATATGGCGAAGAGCGCCTTTCTCGCGACAATGAGCCATGAAATCCGCACTCCTTTGAATTCAATTATCGGTTTTAGCGAGATGTTACAGGACACTCCCTTGGATGAGGATCAGCGGAGTGATCTCGGTGCGATTCGCAGTTCGGGAGGTATCTTGCTCGATCTTATCAATGACATCCTGGATCTTTCAAAGATTGAGGCAGGCAAGATCAGCCTGGAAGTGAGCCCGATCAATCTTGAGGAGTCGGTTCATGAGGTGGCCAGCCTCTTTAAGCTGTCTTTGCACAAGAAGAACATCTCCATGCACATCGAGGTTGCGGAAGGCTTGAACGAGCCTGTTTTTACCGATCGTACCCGTCTGCACCAGCTGATGAATAACCTCATTAGCAACGCCGTCAAATTTACGGGGAAGGGGGAAATTCGCATTCGGGCTTGGCGTGAAATCCATGGGTCCACTGATGACCCCCGCTATTATATCGCCATCAGCGATACCGGGATTGGTATTCCGGAGGATAAGATCGATGATGTCTTCCTTGCTTTTACCCAAGCGGATTCATCCACAACACGAAAGTACGGTGGCACGGGCCTGGGGCTCGCGATTTGCAAGCGTATTGTCGAAATGCTGGGAGGGGAGATCACAGTGACGAGTAAGGTCGGTGTGGGCAGTACCTTTACCTTCTACATTACAAATGTCGTGGGCCAGAGGGACCGTCATACGACTGAACCTCAAATCGGTCTCTCGGAGGTCAAACTGGACGATCAAATCAAGGTCTTGGTGGCGGAGGACGATGTGGCGAATTACAAGTTGTCCAACAAGATACTCAAACGGTTCGGTGTCTCTGCTGACTGGGCCCAAAACGGCGCGGAGTGCGTCGATATGGTGGGCCGTAAGCAATATGACTTGATCTTTATGGACCTGCAGATGCCCGAACTCGATGGTATCGAGGCGACCTACAAGATCCATGAGATGTTTGATGAGGAGAGCTGTCCTTACATTGCGGCTCTGACCGCAAATGCCTTGGGCGAAAGTCGTGAGGCTTGCAAGCGGGCTGGTATGCAGGATTTCGTGACCAAACCGATGTCAAACGATTCGATGAAGGCTGCGATCTATCGCTACAAGCAGTCTGAGCAGTACCTTCGAAAGATGGGAGGGCCGGTGGATCACAAAGGTTCCGGTGACTGATTTCTCTTCTTGGCCGTTTACTGGTAGAGCCAAAACCGACGACATTTGTTCTGGAAGGCTTCGGCTTGCCGGCTCCATTGA
This window of the Coraliomargarita parva genome carries:
- a CDS encoding ATP-binding protein, with the protein product MRISTKILVCLVFALLALALFLGLSRFTVLEVQKQEHRLTNLNVVSREISKISIGSRIFREHSEGEEYVLNALAETRTALLQIQSDTDYVENVFLKGMLDRLDEYESVFKKLVQSEQFLTKLDQSVAEKISIFGQVSLEMQSRLNAVHKELHDPQHREFVPAQYGAVQDVEDFIAANSLIWGWMNRAISVLNRDLLLENDYNRFEENFSIAREAYEQRFDDMKAIQPRLKIDGLERYLGTLEDLIVDLRLVSIEYAVAARVGQEASDKLTTHGTRIQEMVDRLIERSHQSSQRQTANLSLIYWTATGIFLLGGLVITVWLAMSVSRPLNRLARNFKEVAAGNFNLQIPASGGGEIEDLTRAFNEMTHKLRVSYAEVEERVRRRTKELQMTTVRAKKLAEAAQEANMAKSAFLATMSHEIRTPLNSIIGFSEMLQDTPLDEDQRSDLGAIRSSGGILLDLINDILDLSKIEAGKISLEVSPINLEESVHEVASLFKLSLHKKNISMHIEVAEGLNEPVFTDRTRLHQLMNNLISNAVKFTGKGEIRIRAWREIHGSTDDPRYYIAISDTGIGIPEDKIDDVFLAFTQADSSTTRKYGGTGLGLAICKRIVEMLGGEITVTSKVGVGSTFTFYITNVVGQRDRHTTEPQIGLSEVKLDDQIKVLVAEDDVANYKLSNKILKRFGVSADWAQNGAECVDMVGRKQYDLIFMDLQMPELDGIEATYKIHEMFDEESCPYIAALTANALGESREACKRAGMQDFVTKPMSNDSMKAAIYRYKQSEQYLRKMGGPVDHKGSGD